The genomic stretch GAGATGGCCTACTTCGAGTGCCTGCACGAGCTGAAGCTGATCGTGGACCTGATCTACGAAGGCGGCATCGCCAACATGAACTACTCGATCTCCAACAACGCCGAGTACGGTGAGTACGTCACCGGCCCGCGCGTGGTGACCGAGGACACCAAGAACGCGATGCGCCAGGCCCTCAAGGACATCCAGACCGGCGAATACGCCAAGAGCTTCATCCTCGAGAACAAGGCCGGTGCCCCGACGCTGCAGTCGCGCCGTCGCCTGACCGCTGCCCACCCGATCGAAGTGGTGGGCGAGCAGCTGCGCGCGATGATGCCCTGGATCAAGAAGAACCGCCTGGTCGACCAGTCGAAGAACTGATCGTCGCAAGCAAGCCAGCCCCAGCTGTACGAGCCGCGAGGATTCCTCGCGGCTTTTTCATCTGGGGCTGTTGTATTCTCGCCCCATGCAGTGCCCACACCTCCCGCCGCGTCCGACGTGGCGCCAGGCACCGCACGGGGCACCCCGCAGCGGTCCTCGCTGCGTGCCTGCTTGCCTCCTTCGCGACGTTCCGACCCCGTAGACATGAACCATTTGCATGACCCCGATGACCTGCCAGCGGCCGAGGTCGTCGCGCGCCCGCGCCGCAAGGGGATCTACATCCTGCCCAACCTGTTCACGCTGGCCGCGCTGTTCGGCGGCTTCTATGCCGTGGTGATGGCGATGAACGGTCGCTTCGACCTGGCCGCCATCGGCGTGTTCTGCGCGATGGTGCTCGACAGCCTCGACGGCCGGGTGGCGCGCATGACCAACACGCAGAGCACCTTCGGCGAGCAGATGGACAGCCTGTCCGACATGGTGTCCTTCGGCGCGGCACCGGCGCTGATCGTTTATGAGTGGGCACTGCAGGGCCTGGGCAAGCTGGGCTGGATCGCCGCCTTCGTCTACTGTGCCGGCGCGGCGCTGCGGCTGGCTCGCTTCAACACCAACATTGCCGTCGTCGACAAGCGCTTTTTCCAGGGGCTGCCCAGCCCGGCGGCCGCCGCGATGGTCACCGGCCTGATCTGGGTGATGGACGACCTCGGCTTCAAGGACGTCGCGCTGAACGAGCCCTGGCTCAAGTGGACCGCTTTCGGCCTCACGCTGTATGCCGGTCTGACGATGGTCACCAATGCGCCGTTCTACAGTTTCAAGGATGTCAGCTTCCGGCGCTCGGTGCCGTTCATCGTGATCGTGGCGATCGCCTTGTCGTTCGCCGTGATTTCCTACCACCCGCCGCTGGTGTTGTTCGCGGTGTTCCTCGCTTACGGCTTTTCCGGCTATGCGGTCTATTTCATCAAGAAGGCCAAGGGCAAGCCGGTCAGCGTGATCGCGGTGTCGACCGACGAGCCGGACGAGAAGGGCTTGCATCAATGAGGTGCGCGGCTGGCACGGCCTCGTGATATATTGACCCTCATGACGACGCGCCTCGCCCCCCACACGCTACTGCCTCTAGCAGTGTCACGGGCACGCTGATGGCTCACGTCTAAGAGTTTTCTCGTCAACGGCCCGCCAGCTACAACGCTCGCGGGCCGTTTTTGTTTTTGCGCATCGCTGCGCTGTGTACCGGTTGGTTCGCGCGGAACGCGGCAACACCACACACCCACGGAGTCCACCATGGCCGACAAGCTGATCATTTTCGACACGACCCTGCGTGACGGCGAGCAATCGCCCGGCGCCTCGATGACGAAAGACGAAAAGCTGCGCATCGCGCGCCAACTCGAGCGGCTGCGTGTGGACGTCATCGAGGCCGGCTTCGCCGCCTCGTCCAATGGCGATTTCGACGCGGTGAAGGCGATCGCCGACGTCGTGAAAGACTCCACCGTCTGCTCGCTCGCCCGCGCCAACGACCGCGACATCTCGCGTGCCGCCGAAGCGCTGAAGGGGGCCGCGTCGGCCCGCATCCACACCTTCATCGCGACCAGCGCGCTGCACATGGAGAAAAAGCTGCGCATGACGCCTGACCAGGTGTACGAGCAGGCGCGGCAGGCGGTGCGGTTCGCCCGCAACCTCACCGGCGACGTCGAGTTCTCCCCCGAGGACGGCTACCGCTCCGAGATCGACTTCCTGTGCCGCGTCCTGGAAGCGGTGATCGCCGAGGGCGCCACCACGATCAACATTCCCGACACCGTCGGCTATGCGGTGCCGGAGCTGTACGGCAACTTCATCAAGACCCTGCGCGAGCGCATCCCCAATTCCGACAAAGCCGTCTGGTCCGTGCACTGCCACAACGACCTCGGCATGGCCGTCGCCAACTCGCTGGCGGGCGTCCAGATCGGCGGTGCGCGGCAGGTCGAGTGCACCATCAACGGCCTGGGTGAGCGGGCCGGCAACTGCTCGCTGGAAGAGGTGGTGATGGCGGTGCGCACCCGCCGCGACTACTTCGGCCTCGAACTCGGCATCGACACCTCGCAGATCGTGCCGGCCTCGCGCCTGGTCTCGCAGACCACCGGTTTCGTGGTGCAGCCCAACAAGGCCGTGGTCGGCGCCAACGCCTTCGCCCATGCCTCGGGCATCCACCAGGACGGCGTGCTCAAGGCGCGCGACACCTACGAAATCATGCGGGCCGAAGACGTGGGCTGGTCGGCCAACAAGATCGTGCTGGGCAAGTTGTCCGGCCGCAATGCGTTCAAACAGCGCCTGCAGGAGCTCGGCGTCGAACTCGAGTCGGAGGCCGAAGTGAATGCTGCCTTCGCTCGCTTCAAAGACCTGGCGGACCGCAAGAGCGACATCTTCGACGAAGACATCATCGCGCTGGTCAGCGACGAGAGCGTCACCAGCGAGCAGGAGCACTACCGGCTGCTGGCGCTGTCGCAGCGGTCCGAAATGGGCGAACGGCCGCACGCCCGGGTGGTCTTCGCCGTCGGCGAACAAGAGTTCGCGGCCGAGAGCGACGGCAACGGCCCGGTAGATGCCAGTTTGAAGGCGATCGAATCCAAGGTGAAAAGTGGTGCCGAAATGTTGCTGTATTCGGTCAATGCGATTACCTCGGGAAGTACAGAATCTCAAGGTGAAGTCACGGTACGCCTTCAGTTGGGCGGCAGAGTGGTGAACGGCGTGGGGGCTGACCCTGACATCGTCGTTGCCTCGGCAAAGGCCTATTTGGCCGCGCTGAACAAGCTGCACAGCAAGGCAGAACGCGTGGCGGCGCAGGGCTGAGACCCGAGCGTCGTTCGCACCGGGCTTAGTTGTGACTTTAGGAACAGCGCGTAAGCTTTTGATGTTGCGCAGCTTTTTCTGATCCCCTACACTCGATTGGCCTGGCTGTTGGAGGTTGCCGTGTTTTCGTTGCGCAAGCTGTTTGGGTCTCGTTTAGCGGTGTCTGTCGTAGCCGGTTGCCTGTTGATGTCCGGTATGCAAGCCGGTGCGCTGGCCGCCAAGAAGAGCGATGGCAAGCGCGCCACCGCGGCGGCATCCAAGAAACAAACAAAAACCACTAAACGTGTTGCACGCGGCGCCGCCGCGCAGCGCGTCAAAGTTCGTTTGAGCGCCGCCAAGGCCACCCGGGCCGCGGCGCATCTCAATGCCATCCCGCGCCGTACTGCGGCCGTCCTGTCGCCCTCGCGCCTGTCTTACGGCCAGGCCTACGGCCTGCACGAGACGCTCGACCCGCTCGCCCTCAAGTCGAGCGTGGCGCTGGTGCTCGACCAGGACACCGACGAAGTGCTGCTCAGCAAGAACTCGCAAGCGGTGCTCCCGATCGCGTCGATCACCAAGCTGATGACCGCCCTGGTCGTGGTCGAGGCCAAGCAGCCGCTCGACGAGGTGCTGACGATCACCGAAGCTGACATCGACACCGAGAAGGGCAGCCATTCCCGTTTGTCGCCCGGCACGGCGCTGACCCGCGGCGAAATGCTGCACCTGGCGCTGATGTCGTCCGAAAACCGTGCGGCCAACGCACTCGGCCGGCACTATCCCGGCGGCCTCGCCACCTTCGTGACCGCGATGAACCGCAAGGCCGCCGAGCTGGGCATGCACGACACCCGCTATGTCGAGCCGACCGGCTTGTCGAGCCGCAACCAGTCGAGCGCCCGCGATCTGGCCACCTTGGTCAAGTTCGCCTACCGCTACGACCTGATCCGTGAGCTCTCGACCTCGCCCGAGTACCAGGTAGCGGTCGGCAGCCGCCAGCTGCAGTTCCGCAACACCAACGGGCTGGTGTTCAACCCGTCGTGGCAGATCGGTCTGCAGAAGACGGGCTACATCGCCGAGGCAGGCCGCTGTCTGGTGATGCAGGCCTACATGGGCGGACGCCAGCTGATCATGGTGTTTCTCGACTCCACCGGCCGTTACTCCCGTATCGGCGACGCCGAGCGCGTCCGCAAGTGGGTGCTCGAAGAGATGGCGCCCGTGGCCGAGCCGACCCGCCCCACGGTCCCGGTCAACACGCCGTCGCAGCACACGCCGCGCGTGACGTCCTGAGCCTTCGGGCCCTCCCGGTATCTGCAGCGAAGCCCGGCCTCTGGCCGGGTTTTCGTTTGTAGGCCCGGTATGGTCGCAACCTTGGAGGCGCAAGGTAGGCGGCCGGCCCTCTCATGCATCACGCCATCGGCGTACAGGAAGCCGTGGATCTCGGGGCCCCAGGGCGTGCTGCCGCCGGTCTACGAACTGCCGACGCCCCCAGGCGTCCGCGTTGAAAAGCCGACCACCTGGCCGCTGTCGTTGATCGCGTGAGCCTGACTGTTGCCGCCCAGCGTGCCGAGCGGCTTTACGGCGCTACCGTCGTAGAGGAACGCCTGATGCCCGGTGCCGCCCGGTAGATCGGCAGCGCCGAGCACGTGGCCGAACGAGTTGAGACCGTAGCCTGACGACGGCTGGACCGCTTCAGGACGCCAGTTTGCGCCGCCGCCTGGACGCATGACCTCCGCCGAGGACCGCCAGTCCGCAGCCCATCAACGCGTAGGTGCCGGGCTCCGGGATCGGGATGCAAGAGACTGAATATTGCGCGAAGTTCGGGTCGACGAGCTTGGCCGACAGGGTCAACGTGGCGTCGGTCCAGGCGATGCCGATGTCCGAGTTGGAGGGCAAGTTGTCCGCCAGGCTGACGAAGGTTTCCACGTCCAAGTTGTAGGTGTAGATTTTTCCCGGCTCCAGCGATACCGTGGTCGTTTGCTTGTCCTGGTGCACGAGTTGTGCATCGTGCACGTGGTCCGGGCCCACTTGCTCGAAAGTCATCGACCCGGGGCCGCCATACGTTGCGTTGACCCAGTTGTGCGATGGGCTGGGGCTGTGGCGCCAGATCAGCTCGGCCGTCAGCATGACCGAAACCGATTCCGGTAGCGGCTTTTCTTTTGTGCAGCCTGCTCCACACTGCTGATCGATCTTGCGGCTCACGGTCAAGATCCCCACCTTCCCGTTCTCTTTCGAGTCCTGGCCTTTCAACACACGGGTCACCTTGCTTTGGGCCGTCGCGGGCAAGTGGCCTAAATCCCAGTGCCCGACCAAGGCCGCGCACGTTGCTGTTGCCGCTCCAGCGAAGGTGTCGCAAGAAGGCGCGCTGCCGCTGGCGGCCGCCGGAATCGTCAGGCCGCTCCCGAGCAACACGGCAGCGACGAAGGCGTGCTTGACGTTGGACTTCACTTTCATCTCTCCTAAGAAGACAGGCCGGGCACAGTCAGGACGCGTCCTCTGCAGGGACGCGCCAAGAACTCGCGCTCAAAGATTCCCGTCTCCACAGAAGACGAGGCCGTCGGATGATCGTGGCAGGTGTGCGCGTCGTGAGGCGCAGATCAGAACCATCTCGGGCACACATTCACTGTAGTCGCCGCCCTTCAAAGTGCTCCCCCGATCCGCGGGAGGTGCCCCTGCAATCGAGGGGGGGAGGCACCAACACACCGAACAACGGCCAACTGCCGGTCTTCAGCACCACCATGCCACCGCCTGCAGATCCGCATCCAACGTGTCTTCGAGCAAGCGGCGTTGCTCGGCATTGAAGTGCTCGCGCCCGGCGGCGAACTTCAGCCGCTTGAGCGTCGCGTTCTCGTGCGTAAGCTTGTCGATGGTGGCCTGCTTGTGGCGGACCTCCACCCTACGGCGCAAGTGCTCCCCGGCGTGGCCTCGGCGCGCGAAGGCGCAATGGCCGAGCGGCGTGAATGCCGCGGCAGGGCATGAGGCGGAGCGACCAGCGCTGCGTGCTCGCGCGAACCGCCCGATCCAAGATGATCGGCTGCTATCCCCGATATTTACGAGGGTTTACAACCCGAAGCCCCCCTAAGCGGGGGAAGTCGGCCTTCGAGCCGCCACCTGCTCACTACACTGCCTCCAACACAAATCGGCGCCCGCCTGCACGTTCTTCAGCCTGCACGGCGGCGCGTCCCTCAGGGAGGTTTCCAGTGGACATTGGTCATGTCACTGCCGCGCTGTTGGCCGGCGGTTGGGTGCAGTCATGTCGGTCGCTGCCGCGACGGTTGAGGAATCGCGTGCCAGCATGCTCCCGTGGGCCGAGGACCGCGCTGTGAGCCGATTGCGAGCCCTGATCGAAGGACGCCAGCACGCGCGTCTGCTGCTGCTGAGCTTTCCCAATGGCGACGCGCCGACCGCCGAACTGCTGGTCGAGCGCCTGCACGCAGCCGAGTCGCTTTCGCGCGACTACCGCTACACGGTCGAACTCCTAAGCGATGACGCCAACATCCCGCTCGAAGAACTGCAAGGCAAGCTGTTGTGTGTGTCGCTGGTGCGCGCCGACGGCGGCCTGCGCCACTTCACCGGCCGGGTCCACACCTTCCGCCACGTCAAGACCGACGGCGGCCTCGCCTTCTATGAGGCGGTGCTGGTGCCCTGGCTGTTCTTCCTCACGCTGAGGCAGAACAACCGCTTGTTCCACAACCAGACCCTGCAGCAGCAGGTGCAGACGCTGCTGGCCGACTACGGGCCGCTGCCGGTGTGGGAATGGAAGGTCGCCGGCGAGCAGCCCCAGTTCACGATGTGCACCCAGTGGGACGAGACCGACCACAACTACCTCCACCGCCGCCTCGAAGCCGCCGGGTACGTGACCCGCTATGAGTACAGCGACAAGGGCGAGACCTGGGTCGTGATCGACGACACCCGCACCGCCGACCCGATCGACGGCACGGCGCCCGAGATCCGCTTCCACAGCAACAGCGGCGCCGAGGACGAAGACGCCATTGCGCAATGGAGCCCGCGCCGCCAGTGGGCCTCCGGCCACTCGGCGATCAGCGGCTTCGACTTCAAAGACCCGACCCCGGTGCATGTGGGCCTGCCCACCGTCAACCCGCAAGGCGACATCCCCCAGCTCGAAGTCCACAGCTACGAAGGCCACTACGGCTACAAACACCGGGCCGGCGCCGAGCAGTTGGCGCGGCAGCGCATGGAAGAGATCGAAGCGCGCGGCAAGGTGTACGAAGCCCAGGGCAACTGTGCCCGCGTGATGCCCGGCCGCTGGTTCAAGCTCACCGACCACTTCGGGCACAGCGGCGACGACGCCGAGTTCCTGATCCTCGAAGCCGAGCACGAGGCCCGCAACAACTACCTGCAGGGCGACGACGCCGTCGCCGAGTACAAGAACACCTTCCGCTGCCAGCACAAGGCCGTGCCGTGGCGGCCCGGCCGCGGGTTCAACAGCAAGACCACCTTGCTGACAGTGCCGCAGACGGCCACCGTGGTCGGCCCCGAAGGGGTCGGCAGCCTGCACGTGGACGAATACGGGCGCATCCAGGTGCAGTTCCACTGGGACCGCGACAACAGCGGCAGCTGCTGGGTGCGCGTGGCGACCAACTGGGCCGGCGGCGAGAACGGCCTGATCAGCCACCCCCGCGTCGGCTCAGAGGTGGTGGTGCAATGCCTGGACGGCAACCCCGACCACTTCTTGGTCACCGCCTGTGTGCACAACCAGGCCTATATGCCGCCGTGGAAGCTGCCCGAACAGCGCGCGCTGACGGGCTTCCGCAGCCGCGAGCTGACGCCGGACGGCGGCAACAGCGCCGGCGGGCGCAGCAACCACGTCCTGCTGGACGACACCGAGAGCGGCATCCAGGTCCAAGCCAAGAGCGACCACCAGGCCAGCCAGCTCAGCCTGGGCCACATCACCCGCATCGAAGACAACACGGGGCGTCGAGATGCGCGCGGGCAGGGGTTTGAGCTCAGGACCGACGGCCACGGCGCCGTGCGCGCCAGGCAGGGCCTGCTGCTCACCACCGAGGAGCGCCTGAACGCCCGGGCCCACATCACCGACATGGCCGAGACGGTCGAGCGCCTGACGCAAGGCCAGGACCTGCACCAGAGCCTGTCGGAGGTCGCCAAGGAGGCGCAGGCGCACCAGCCCGGCGACCAGGACGCAGTCGTCAAGGCGCTGCAGGCCCAGACCACCGACATCAAAGGCCAGGGCGGCAACCCAAGCCAGGGCGAGTTCCCCGAGTTCCAGGCGCCGCACCTGACGCTGGCCAGCCCGGCCGGCATCCAGACCACCACCCAGGGCTCGACCCACGTGGTGAGCACCGAGCACAACGCGCTGACCAGTGGCGCACACACCAGCGTCAGTGCCGGCAAGAGCTTGCTGGTGAGCGTCAAGGACGCCGTGCGCCTGTTCGCGCACAAGGCCGGCATGAAGCTGGTGGCGGCCACCTCGAACATCGACATCACGGCCCTCAAGGACAGCATCAACCTGCTGGCCAAGCTCAACATCACGCAGACGGCCAACCGCATCACGATCACGGCCAAGGAAGAGGTCGTGATCAACGGTGGCACCAGCTTCACCAAGTGGAGCGGCTCCGGCATCGTGCATGGCACCTCGGGCCCCTGGCGTGTGCAGGCCACCGGCTTTTCGCACACCGGCCCCGCCAGCATGGGCTCGCCCAGCCTGCCGCAGGCCACCCAGTTGCCCAAGGGGCAGCTGGACCTGT from Caldimonas brevitalea encodes the following:
- a CDS encoding type VI secretion system Vgr family protein, producing the protein MSRLRALIEGRQHARLLLLSFPNGDAPTAELLVERLHAAESLSRDYRYTVELLSDDANIPLEELQGKLLCVSLVRADGGLRHFTGRVHTFRHVKTDGGLAFYEAVLVPWLFFLTLRQNNRLFHNQTLQQQVQTLLADYGPLPVWEWKVAGEQPQFTMCTQWDETDHNYLHRRLEAAGYVTRYEYSDKGETWVVIDDTRTADPIDGTAPEIRFHSNSGAEDEDAIAQWSPRRQWASGHSAISGFDFKDPTPVHVGLPTVNPQGDIPQLEVHSYEGHYGYKHRAGAEQLARQRMEEIEARGKVYEAQGNCARVMPGRWFKLTDHFGHSGDDAEFLILEAEHEARNNYLQGDDAVAEYKNTFRCQHKAVPWRPGRGFNSKTTLLTVPQTATVVGPEGVGSLHVDEYGRIQVQFHWDRDNSGSCWVRVATNWAGGENGLISHPRVGSEVVVQCLDGNPDHFLVTACVHNQAYMPPWKLPEQRALTGFRSRELTPDGGNSAGGRSNHVLLDDTESGIQVQAKSDHQASQLSLGHITRIEDNTGRRDARGQGFELRTDGHGAVRARQGLLLTTEERLNARAHITDMAETVERLTQGQDLHQSLSEVAKEAQAHQPGDQDAVVKALQAQTTDIKGQGGNPSQGEFPEFQAPHLTLASPAGIQTTTQGSTHVVSTEHNALTSGAHTSVSAGKSLLVSVKDAVRLFAHKAGMKLVAATSNIDITALKDSINLLAKLNITQTANRITITAKEEVVINGGTSFTKWSGSGIVHGTSGPWRVQATGFSHTGPASMGSPSLPQATQLPKGQLDLFHRYVNATGVQRQGVRQGEYTVIDSEGGTHAGQLDANGHASVAGLPMGTAQIVYGKDPRDPWDMGNYFGQPEWPLEPLASSAASTSTAASGGGSASSASASSSATRAGGALTGVAAMAGALSQAAPAVQAGQQAVALAKAVQGGGAQALLAPMAQLGLQQAASRVPGAAAVAQAVGSLTQEGQPQQQMLAALMRPAGLPQADNLPGALPRQPLSTPAVSPALDDLREFAAG
- the pssA gene encoding CDP-diacylglycerol--serine O-phosphatidyltransferase — protein: MNHLHDPDDLPAAEVVARPRRKGIYILPNLFTLAALFGGFYAVVMAMNGRFDLAAIGVFCAMVLDSLDGRVARMTNTQSTFGEQMDSLSDMVSFGAAPALIVYEWALQGLGKLGWIAAFVYCAGAALRLARFNTNIAVVDKRFFQGLPSPAAAAMVTGLIWVMDDLGFKDVALNEPWLKWTAFGLTLYAGLTMVTNAPFYSFKDVSFRRSVPFIVIVAIALSFAVISYHPPLVLFAVFLAYGFSGYAVYFIKKAKGKPVSVIAVSTDEPDEKGLHQ
- a CDS encoding PEP-CTERM sorting domain-containing protein; amino-acid sequence: MKVKSNVKHAFVAAVLLGSGLTIPAAASGSAPSCDTFAGAATATCAALVGHWDLGHLPATAQSKVTRVLKGQDSKENGKVGILTVSRKIDQQCGAGCTKEKPLPESVSVMLTAELIWRHSPSPSHNWVNATYGGPGSMTFEQVGPDHVHDAQLVHQDKQTTTVSLEPGKIYTYNLDVETFVSLADNLPSNSDIGIAWTDATLTLSAKLVDPNFAQYSVSCIPIPEPGTYALMGCGLAVLGGGHASRRRRKLAS
- the pbpG gene encoding D-alanyl-D-alanine endopeptidase is translated as MSGMQAGALAAKKSDGKRATAAASKKQTKTTKRVARGAAAQRVKVRLSAAKATRAAAHLNAIPRRTAAVLSPSRLSYGQAYGLHETLDPLALKSSVALVLDQDTDEVLLSKNSQAVLPIASITKLMTALVVVEAKQPLDEVLTITEADIDTEKGSHSRLSPGTALTRGEMLHLALMSSENRAANALGRHYPGGLATFVTAMNRKAAELGMHDTRYVEPTGLSSRNQSSARDLATLVKFAYRYDLIRELSTSPEYQVAVGSRQLQFRNTNGLVFNPSWQIGLQKTGYIAEAGRCLVMQAYMGGRQLIMVFLDSTGRYSRIGDAERVRKWVLEEMAPVAEPTRPTVPVNTPSQHTPRVTS
- a CDS encoding 2-isopropylmalate synthase, giving the protein MADKLIIFDTTLRDGEQSPGASMTKDEKLRIARQLERLRVDVIEAGFAASSNGDFDAVKAIADVVKDSTVCSLARANDRDISRAAEALKGAASARIHTFIATSALHMEKKLRMTPDQVYEQARQAVRFARNLTGDVEFSPEDGYRSEIDFLCRVLEAVIAEGATTINIPDTVGYAVPELYGNFIKTLRERIPNSDKAVWSVHCHNDLGMAVANSLAGVQIGGARQVECTINGLGERAGNCSLEEVVMAVRTRRDYFGLELGIDTSQIVPASRLVSQTTGFVVQPNKAVVGANAFAHASGIHQDGVLKARDTYEIMRAEDVGWSANKIVLGKLSGRNAFKQRLQELGVELESEAEVNAAFARFKDLADRKSDIFDEDIIALVSDESVTSEQEHYRLLALSQRSEMGERPHARVVFAVGEQEFAAESDGNGPVDASLKAIESKVKSGAEMLLYSVNAITSGSTESQGEVTVRLQLGGRVVNGVGADPDIVVASAKAYLAALNKLHSKAERVAAQG